A single window of Calderihabitans maritimus DNA harbors:
- a CDS encoding type Z 30S ribosomal protein S14 yields MAKKSMIAKQKRKPKFRVRAYNRCKICGRPRAYMRKFGMCRICFRTLAHRGEIPGITKASW; encoded by the coding sequence ATGGCGAAAAAGTCCATGATTGCCAAACAGAAGCGCAAGCCCAAGTTTAGGGTTAGGGCTTATAATCGTTGTAAAATTTGCGGACGTCCGCGTGCCTATATGAGAAAGTTTGGCATGTGCCGGATTTGTTTCCGGACTTTGGCTCATCGAGGAGAAATTCCTGGGATTACCAAAGCGAGCTGGTAG
- the rpsH gene encoding 30S ribosomal protein S8 codes for MVMTDPIADFLTRIRNANTVYQETVEIPSSKMKKALAEILKNEGFIKDYEYIEDGKQGILRLYLKYGPNKEKVITGLKRISKPGLRVYVKKDEIPRVLGGLGIAILSTSKGIMTDKQARKEGVGGEVICYVW; via the coding sequence ATGGTTATGACAGACCCGATTGCCGATTTTTTAACCCGTATTCGCAATGCCAATACGGTTTACCAGGAAACGGTAGAGATTCCGTCTTCCAAAATGAAAAAGGCCTTGGCTGAAATTCTGAAGAATGAAGGGTTTATTAAAGATTACGAATACATTGAGGACGGTAAGCAGGGCATCTTGCGCCTGTACTTAAAGTATGGTCCTAACAAGGAGAAGGTTATCACTGGCTTGAAGAGGATAAGCAAACCGGGTCTGCGGGTATACGTCAAAAAAGATGAAATTCCGCGCGTCCTGGGAGGACTGGGGATAGCAATTCTCTCTACTTCCAAAGGTATTATGACTGATAAACAGGCCCGAAAAGAAGGCGTAGGAGGAGAAGTGATCTGTTACGTCTGGTAA
- the rplF gene encoding 50S ribosomal protein L6, giving the protein MSRVGRMPISIPQGVEVKIEDDKISVKGPKGNLTKELHKDVQVEIENNQIMVKRASDKKEHRALHGLTRALIANMIEGVTKGFEKKLELVGVGFRANKQGDKLVLSVGYSHPVEIVPDEGIEIEVPAPNKIVVRGLDKEKVGVFAANIRKIREPEPYKGKGIKYEGEQIKRKVGKAGAKA; this is encoded by the coding sequence ATGTCTCGAGTTGGTAGAATGCCTATCTCTATTCCGCAAGGGGTTGAAGTAAAAATTGAAGACGATAAAATATCGGTTAAAGGGCCTAAAGGAAATTTAACTAAGGAATTGCACAAGGATGTACAGGTGGAAATAGAGAATAACCAAATAATGGTTAAAAGGGCTTCTGACAAGAAAGAACACAGAGCTCTACATGGTCTAACGAGGGCACTTATTGCTAATATGATCGAAGGCGTGACTAAAGGATTTGAAAAGAAACTGGAATTGGTAGGAGTAGGTTTCAGGGCAAACAAGCAGGGTGACAAGCTGGTATTGAGCGTAGGATATTCTCACCCGGTTGAGATAGTGCCGGATGAGGGTATAGAGATTGAGGTGCCTGCTCCCAACAAAATTGTGGTTAGAGGGCTTGATAAGGAAAAGGTAGGAGTATTTGCTGCCAATATCCGAAAAATCAGAGAACCGGAACCTTACAAAGGCAAAGGTATTAAATATGAAGGGGAACAAATTAAACGCAAAGTAGGCAAGGCAGGAGCTAAAGCTTAA